In the Halodesulfovibrio sp. genome, one interval contains:
- the trpD gene encoding anthranilate phosphoribosyltransferase, protein MNTAQILEHLADGKHLNADVAHCVFTKLMDGNMTSGQAGSLLMGLRQKGETAEEIHAAVRVCLERATPVAPIKGATIDLVGTGGDGKNSFNCSTATALTLAGMGYTVTKHGNRAVSSSCGSADAVEGLGLPLRLSPEEIPAELEKRNFAFLFAPDYHPAFKHVMPVRQELGYRTLFNLLGPLLNPARPTHMLLGVAKPEFMEIMAEVLAQAGVEHAAVVHGAGGYDELTTNGIAKVIFVENGSIRHAELDPAEYGFEPCAEEDLAVHGKQEGLAVLRDLLEGKGSKAMLDMLALNTGMALHLITNKPLNTCMERAREAVAAGAGRKALDA, encoded by the coding sequence ATGAATACAGCACAAATTCTGGAACATCTGGCAGACGGCAAACATTTGAATGCAGATGTAGCACATTGCGTCTTTACCAAACTGATGGATGGCAACATGACATCAGGTCAGGCAGGTTCATTGTTAATGGGACTGCGTCAAAAAGGCGAGACTGCGGAAGAAATTCACGCTGCTGTCCGTGTATGCCTTGAACGCGCAACTCCAGTCGCACCAATCAAAGGTGCTACTATTGATCTGGTAGGAACCGGTGGTGACGGCAAAAATTCTTTCAACTGCTCAACGGCTACAGCACTTACTCTTGCGGGCATGGGCTACACTGTAACCAAACACGGAAACCGCGCGGTGTCCTCTTCCTGCGGCAGCGCGGATGCTGTCGAAGGACTTGGGTTGCCGCTACGCCTGTCACCGGAAGAAATCCCCGCTGAACTGGAAAAACGCAACTTCGCCTTTCTATTCGCACCGGATTATCACCCTGCATTCAAACACGTCATGCCAGTTCGTCAGGAATTAGGTTACCGGACGCTCTTCAACTTACTGGGTCCATTGCTCAATCCGGCACGACCAACCCATATGCTTCTTGGAGTCGCCAAACCTGAGTTCATGGAAATTATGGCAGAAGTACTGGCACAGGCAGGTGTTGAACATGCCGCGGTCGTGCACGGCGCAGGCGGGTACGACGAACTGACAACAAACGGCATTGCAAAAGTAATTTTTGTTGAAAACGGATCAATCCGCCATGCGGAGCTTGATCCGGCAGAATACGGGTTTGAGCCATGCGCTGAAGAAGACTTAGCCGTGCATGGTAAACAGGAAGGACTCGCTGTTCTGCGTGACCTGCTGGAAGGAAAAGGATCAAAAGCTATGCTGGATATGCTGGCGTTAAATACAGGTATGGCACTGCATTTAATTACAAATAAACCACTAAACACCTGCATGGAACGAGCACGCGAAGCCGTTGCAGCAGGAGCCGGAAGGAAAGCCTTAGATGCTTAA
- a CDS encoding indole-3-glycerol-phosphate synthase: protein MLNKFLAAKHAEIARLVQLQKKDALPEPYKGERIPFAATLRAHKLACIAEYKRASPSRGDIAPHLSPEDVAEQYAKAGATALSVLTEEKYFKGKLEYLERMQFVGLPMLRKDFIVHPLQVVETASTPASAQLLIARMFKTASELNELIELGKSFGLESVVEVFNHADLVLARLANATIIQVNNRNLDTLETDLAICERMIPHRRTAEVWIAASGISSSTQRRHVEAAGYDAMLVGTALMQGGNPQKALNRLLE, encoded by the coding sequence ATGCTTAATAAGTTTCTTGCAGCAAAACATGCTGAGATTGCACGACTTGTACAGTTACAAAAAAAAGATGCACTGCCGGAACCCTACAAAGGTGAACGTATTCCCTTTGCTGCAACACTACGTGCACATAAATTAGCTTGCATAGCAGAATATAAACGTGCATCACCTTCGCGCGGTGATATTGCACCGCATCTTTCACCAGAAGATGTAGCAGAACAATATGCAAAAGCAGGCGCAACAGCACTTTCCGTGCTTACTGAAGAAAAATACTTTAAAGGGAAGCTGGAATATCTGGAACGCATGCAATTTGTCGGACTGCCGATGCTGCGGAAAGACTTTATCGTGCATCCATTGCAAGTCGTTGAAACAGCTTCTACTCCTGCATCTGCCCAGCTGCTTATTGCCCGCATGTTCAAAACAGCTTCAGAGCTGAATGAACTTATTGAGCTTGGCAAATCATTTGGGCTGGAAAGCGTTGTAGAAGTTTTCAACCATGCAGATTTAGTTCTTGCACGGCTTGCAAATGCTACTATTATCCAAGTTAATAATCGAAACCTCGATACACTGGAAACAGACCTTGCCATATGCGAGCGGATGATTCCTCACCGCAGAACTGCCGAAGTATGGATAGCGGCCAGCGGTATTTCGTCGTCCACGCAACGACGCCACGTTGAAGCGGCGGGATACGATGCGATGCTGGTCGGCACAGCGCTTATGCAGGGTGGAAACCCGCAAAAGGCGCTTAACCGGCTACTCGAATAG
- a CDS encoding phosphoribosylanthranilate isomerase, producing MPHKETFVKVCGITTQQDADMCIEQGADFIGFIFDEKSPRAMTVEKVKAIETENVMRVGVFTHQTADEVRLIMQRARLHLAQLHNDQDIEFATRVGKRKVMKVFWPDRYDTREELEADMQRFVDCSRFFLMDAGTSGGGHGKAQDWSFLNGLRGYKTWFVAGGINPDNVRDVLTGCAPCGIDINSGVESAPGKKDPEKLRTVMEALAAPILP from the coding sequence ATGCCGCACAAAGAAACCTTTGTGAAAGTTTGTGGCATTACCACACAGCAAGATGCTGACATGTGCATAGAACAGGGTGCAGATTTTATCGGATTCATATTCGATGAAAAAAGCCCCCGAGCTATGACAGTGGAAAAAGTTAAAGCCATTGAAACAGAAAACGTTATGCGCGTAGGTGTATTCACTCACCAAACGGCAGATGAAGTTCGCCTGATAATGCAGCGCGCCAGACTTCATCTTGCCCAGCTTCATAACGATCAAGATATAGAATTTGCGACCAGAGTCGGTAAACGAAAAGTCATGAAAGTGTTCTGGCCTGACCGTTACGACACACGGGAAGAGCTTGAAGCAGATATGCAGCGCTTTGTAGATTGCTCCCGTTTTTTCCTTATGGATGCCGGAACCTCCGGCGGCGGACACGGCAAAGCACAAGACTGGAGCTTCCTTAACGGATTGCGCGGATACAAAACATGGTTCGTTGCTGGCGGCATTAACCCCGATAATGTGCGTGATGTGCTGACAGGGTGCGCCCCCTGCGGCATAGATATCAACTCAGGTGTCGAATCCGCACCCGGAAAAAAAGATCCAGAAAAATTACGAACCGTTATGGAGGCGCTTGCGGCTCCTATATTACCATAA
- the trpB gene encoding tryptophan synthase subunit beta encodes MSKGYFGEFGGQFVAELLIPPLKELEDALENIVPSEAFQKEFAEYLKNYVGRESPLTHCPTLSADLGFNLYLKREDLNHTGSHKINNVLGQALLAKHMGKKALLTETGAGMNGVATATAARALDMDCIVFMGAVDVERQSHNVRRMKLLGATVVPVEAGSKTLKDAINEALRFWIKEQETYHYCFGTAAGPHPFPTLVREFQSVVGKEARKQIIERTGALPHSVLACVGGGSNAIGIFSGFIDDCSVNLIGVEAGGTGEEGCTNSAPLCLGTGGILHGQKTMLLQDKDGQIMPSHSIAGGLDYPGVGPEHAHLQHCGRATYGKVNDMQALHAFKALTRAEGIIPALESSHAVAYVLENKDQFPKGCNVIVNLSGRGDKDMDIVEQYTELFD; translated from the coding sequence ATGTCCAAAGGATACTTCGGCGAGTTCGGTGGTCAATTTGTTGCGGAACTTCTTATTCCGCCCCTTAAAGAACTGGAAGATGCGTTAGAAAACATCGTTCCTTCAGAAGCATTTCAAAAAGAGTTTGCTGAATATCTGAAGAATTACGTGGGACGCGAAAGCCCGTTAACACACTGCCCTACTCTTTCAGCAGATCTTGGGTTTAACCTGTACCTCAAACGTGAAGACCTGAACCATACAGGCTCACATAAAATTAACAACGTGCTTGGTCAGGCGCTGCTTGCCAAACACATGGGTAAAAAAGCTCTGCTCACAGAAACCGGTGCAGGTATGAACGGTGTTGCAACCGCAACCGCAGCACGCGCACTCGATATGGACTGCATTGTCTTTATGGGCGCTGTTGATGTTGAGCGGCAGTCGCATAACGTGCGCCGCATGAAGTTGCTGGGCGCTACTGTTGTGCCCGTTGAAGCTGGCTCCAAAACCTTAAAAGATGCCATCAACGAGGCGTTACGCTTCTGGATTAAAGAACAGGAAACCTACCACTACTGTTTCGGGACTGCGGCAGGTCCCCACCCGTTCCCGACACTGGTTCGAGAATTCCAGTCTGTTGTAGGTAAAGAAGCGCGAAAGCAAATTATTGAACGCACTGGTGCACTTCCACACTCAGTGCTTGCCTGTGTCGGTGGTGGTTCTAACGCTATCGGTATTTTTTCAGGATTCATTGATGACTGCTCAGTAAACCTTATTGGCGTAGAAGCAGGCGGAACCGGCGAGGAAGGATGTACAAACTCAGCACCGTTATGCCTTGGTACTGGCGGAATCCTCCACGGTCAAAAAACCATGCTTCTTCAGGATAAAGACGGACAGATTATGCCATCCCATTCCATTGCCGGTGGACTGGATTACCCTGGGGTAGGGCCTGAACATGCTCATTTGCAGCACTGCGGCAGAGCCACCTACGGCAAGGTCAACGATATGCAAGCACTCCATGCATTTAAAGCGCTCACCAGAGCAGAAGGCATTATACCTGCGCTTGAAAGCTCACATGCCGTTGCATATGTGCTCGAAAACAAAGACCAGTTCCCGAAAGGCTGCAACGTTATTGTAAACCTTTCAGGACGCGGCGATAAAGACATGGATATCGTTGAAC